CTAGTAAAGAACGCGAAACTACTTTTAAAGACATGATAGATATTGCTTTGGAGTTAGCTTAAACTAATCTATTGAAATTAAATTTAAAACCCATTACACTAGCCAACCACGAGGTGTTATTGCAGTTAATGCAACGTATTTATCCTCCTGCTTACAAACACTTATGGATAAACAATGATTGTAATTGGTACATAAACTCGCAATATAATTTAAAGCAACTAACCAAAGAGTTACAAGATTTAAATGCCAATTATTTTTTTATTAAATATGATACTAAAACCATTGGCATTTTAAGATTAATCCATCAAAAACCATTAAGGACCACAAAACTACATCGCTTATATTTAGACCAAGCGTATCAAGGTTTAGGTTTAGGCCAACAATTAATACAACTAAGCTATGACATAGCAACAGATAATCTATCTACCTCTATCTGGTTAGAAGCTATGGACACACAATTACAAGCTTTAAACTTTTATAAAAAATGTGGTTTTAAAATCGTGGACTCTTATACATTAGAGTTTGATTTAATTTTAGATCAATTTAGAGGCATGCATAAAATGACTAAACAATTATAATTACTTTAACTTCAATTTTATTAGCTTTGCACTAATGCAAAAAAAGATAAACATACTTAACAAAAAGGCTAAATTTCAATATGAAATTTTAGATAAATACACTGCTGGAATTGTTTTATCCGGAACAGAGATTAAATCCATTAGAAATAGTCAAGCGTCTATTGCCGAATCTTTTTGCGAGTTTAATGAGCAAGGTGAATTATTTGTTATTAATATGAATATCCAGGAATATGCATTTGGTAACTATTATAACCATAGACCAAAAGCAGAACGTAAATTGTTACTTAACAAACGTGAACTTAAAAAATTATTAAAAGAGGTAAACACGTCTGGTTTAACAATCATTCCGTTACGTCTATTTTTAAACGAAAAAGGGTTAGCCAAATTAGATATTGCTTTAGCTAAAGGAAAAAAACTTTACGATAAACGCGAAACGCTTAAGGATAGAGATAATAAACGTGATTTAGATCGTATTAAAAAATCTTTCAACTAAACATCAGTTTTACTTATGCTGCTTCCGTTTATGCTTTAGTTTCGACTAAAACAAAAATAGCAGACCTTTCTTTTTTTATTTTTCTTCAAGAAAAACTTTATAATTTTTATAACAATATTCAATTTCAATAAGTTATATGTTTGAGGCTAGGCAACCTTTTTATAAAAATGTGCGTCTATACTATTAAACAACCAACTTAAAAAAAATGAAATATTCCTTACTTACACTATTTACTTTAGTTAGCAGTTTTGCTTTTGCACAAATTACAGGTACTGTAACATCCAACCAAAACGACCCACTGCCTGTAGTCAATATTTTTATTGAAAACACGTACACTGGTACTACAACCAATAATGATGGTAATTACATTTTGGACCTTTCAAAAACGGGAGAATATACCATTACCTTTCAATACTTAGGTTATAAGACTATAAAAAAACAAGTTAACGTTACAAAGTTTCCGTTTGTACTTGATGTTGTTTTAGTAGAAGAAGATATTAACTTAGATGAGGTTGTTATAAATTCGGATGAAAATCCAGCAAATGCAATTATCAGACAGACTATTGCTAAACGTAAAGAAAATCTAAATAAACTTAAATCGTTTAAAGCCGAATTTTACTCAAGAGGTTTACTAAAAATGGTCGATGTCCCAGAAAAAATTATGGGTCAAGAGGTTGGTGATTTGGATGGTGCATTAGACTCGACCAGAACTGGTATTGTCTATTTATCTGAGACAATATCCAAACTAGAATACCAATCTCCTAAACCTATCAAAGAAACTATTGTCGCTTCTAAAATTAGTGGAGACAGCAATGGTTTTAGTTTTAATAATGCGACTGACGTCGAATTTAATTTTTATCAAAACACCTTTGAGTTAGGTAGCGAGATTGTATCTCCTATTGCGGACTTTGCCTTTAACTATTACAAATACAAACTAGTAGGTACGTTTTACGACGACTTAGGCAACCTTATTAATAAAATTGAATTACTTCCTAAACGTAAAAATGATAAAGCATTTGGAGGCTATATATATATCGTTGAAGACCAATGGAGTTTATTTGGTACAGACGTTACACTAACTGGACAACAAGCGCAAATACCAGCTGTAGATTTATTTAAAATTAAACAAACCTTTACCTATTACGACCAAGAAAAACAATGGGTTAAAACCACTCAATTATTTGATTTTGAGTTTGGAATATTTGGCTTTAATGGTGATGGTCGTTTTACAGCTGCTTACAGTGATTATGATTTTAACCCTAATTTTGATAAAAAGAATTTTACAAGAGAAGTACTTTCGTTTCAAGATAATGCCAATAAAAAAGACTCAGTATATTGGGAAACCAAAAGACCTGTGCCTTTAACTAGTGTAGAAGCAAATGACTATGTTAGAAGAGACAGCATACAATTAATCAGAGAATCAAAAACCTATTTAGACTCTGTAGACCAAGTTGACAACAAGTTTAAAATTGGTGATATTTTAGGTGGCTATAGTTATCGTGACTCGTATAACAAAACGTATTTTAATATCTCCTCTCCTATTACTAAACTAGGTTTTAACACAGTACAAGGTTGGAATGGTTCATTAACCGCAAGCTATACTAAGCGTTTTAAAGACGATAGTCCAGAGTATTTTAATATGTCATCTACTATTAATTATGGCGAGTCTGAGGATAGATTAAGAGCAACAGGAATTATTAATTACAGATTTGATAAAAAAAATAGAGCATTTGTGTCCTTATCAGGAGGTAGTAAAGTTGAGCAGTTTAATCCTAACCTAACTAGTTTAGATTTCTTAAACACATCATATTCCCTTTGGGCCGAAAAAAATTATCTAAAAATCTACGATCGTAATTTTGCACAATTAAATTATAGTCAAGAGTTGCTAAACGGTTTACATGTGTATTCTGACCTAAGTTATAACGATCGTAAACCATTATTTAACACTACAGATCAAACTTGGCAACCTCAAGACAACAGAGACTACAGTAGTAACAATCCAATAGATCCTACCGCAAATGGTGTTGCATCTTTTGATGCGCACAATATCATGAAGTTTAATCTTAATACACGTATTAACTTTGGACAAAATTACATGAGTTACCCATTTGGAAAATACAACCTTCCTAATAGTAAAATCCCGACCTTATATCTAGGTTACGAAAAAGGTTTTGGAAGTAGTAATGCTGATTATAATTTTGATCAATTTAAAGCTCAAATTTACCAAAGCTTAAACCTAGGTAACAAAGGTGATTTAACCTACTTAGCAAAAGGAGGAATATTTAATAATGCAGACGATATTGCTTTTGTAGACTACCACCATTTTAATGGTAATCAAACCAATACGGTTATAGACGGTAATTACATAAATGCCTTTAAAATACTACCATATTACGCTTTAAGTACTAATAAGGCTTACGCCGAATTTCATGCAGAACACAACTTTAAAGGGTACATTTTAAACAAAATTCCGTTACTAAATAAGCTTAATTTTAATTTGGTTGCTGGATTTAATGCAGCAGCAACTAAAGAAAACAAACCATACACCGAATATTCGCTTGGATTAAGCAATTTAGGTTGGGGTAAAATGCGCTTTTTACGTGTAGATTATGTGCGTGCTTACCAAGGAAGTGGTTTGGTTAACGATACCTTTATGTTTGGGTTTAGTTTTTAAGTGATAAACAGTTTTTAATAAAAAATAGTAATACAAAAAAGTATACAACTTTAGAAAAACTGTGTAAGTCCTTTTTCCATCTCCAAACTACCTTTGTCTTATAAATTTAAAAGATAAACACAATGGAAAAAAATCAATTTGGAAAAAAGGGATGGACACCAGATAAAATTAATAGCTTAAAAGGAAAAACGTATGTAATAACTGGTACCACAAGTGGTACAGGCTTTGAAGCTGCTAAAATATTATTATCAAAAGGCGCTAAAGTAGTAATGCTTAACCGTAATAATAAAAAAGCCAATAATACTATTGCCTTATTAAAGTTAGAACTTGGTAATACTATTGATGTTTCTAATATTGAAATGGATTTGGCTGAACTAGCATCTGTTAAAAAAGCAGCTTTAGAAGTCAATCAAACCATACTTCATATTGATGCATTAATCTGTAATGCTGCAATTGCGCAAGTCCCTAAACAAACCCTTACTGTTGATGGTTTTGAAAGTCAATTAGGAGTAAACCATTATGGTAATTTTTTACTACAAGGTTTACTTTTTCCTCTTATTGAAAAATCAAATGGACGTATAGTTACTGTTGGTAGTGAAGGTTATAAAATGGGAATTAAAACCATTAAATTTGATGACATGAATTGGGATAAAAACTATAATCCCAATGCGGTTTACAGTCAATGTAAACTTGCTCAAATCATGTCTGTTTATGAGTTACAAGATAGACTTAAAAATGCAGGTAAAACAAATGTAAAAGTGTATGCTTGTCATCCTGGTGCTTCTAGAACCTCTTTAATTAAAACTAGTGGTAGCTTAATGACTAGGTTTATTTGGCAATTGATGAAACTATCTCCTTTTGTACAATCTGCAGAAAAAGGAGCGTATCCAGAATTAATGTGTGCTACAGAACTTAACCTTAATCAAAAGGGGTTTTATGGACCTACAGGTAGAAATTATTGGACTGGACCTGTTGGAGAATGTAAACTAGAACCTCATGCCAAAGATAAAACTGTAATGGAAAAACTTTGGAAAGTGTCAGAACAAGCAGTAAACTTTAATTGGAATTTATAAACATATTATTATGAAACATATTAAATACCTAAGTATAGTAGTAGTCTTAATAATAGCTAGTAATGCTTTTTCTCAAACTAGAAATTGGACAGAAAAAACCTTAAAAGACGGAAAAACTACAGTAAAATATGAACTAGTAAAAGAAGATGAAGGGACTCACTTTTATTATATAGCTCAAACGACTGTAAACACGACTTTAGATAAATTAGATACTTATTTTTCTAACACCGAAAATCATAAACTATTTTTAGAAAGAACACCTATTACTAAACAAATAGAAAAAACTTCTGACAACCAATGGATAGCGTATTACTATTTTAATGCGCCTTGGCCTCTTTCCGACAGTGATTTAGTAATTAAAATCACTCGTTATAAAGCAGACAACAAACTTAAATTTATTGCAACAGCTACCACCAGCGACTATAAAACTAAGGATGTTGAAAGAATGAAAACCTATAAAGTAATCTACGAATTCGAAAAAATTGATGAATCAACAACTAAAATTACTTACAATGCAGATTACATACCAATTGGGTCCATTCCTAACTTTTTAATAAAAACATGGTTCCCAAAAGGTCCTGCTAATATTGTTATAAATTTAGGAGCTACAAGACAAAAGTAATATTTGATTAAAAATCAGTAATTTTAAATTACATCTTAAGTATTTTAAATGTAATACACCATTAAAAATGAA
The genomic region above belongs to Olleya sp. Hel_I_94 and contains:
- a CDS encoding GNAT family N-acetyltransferase, whose protein sequence is MKLNLKPITLANHEVLLQLMQRIYPPAYKHLWINNDCNWYINSQYNLKQLTKELQDLNANYFFIKYDTKTIGILRLIHQKPLRTTKLHRLYLDQAYQGLGLGQQLIQLSYDIATDNLSTSIWLEAMDTQLQALNFYKKCGFKIVDSYTLEFDLILDQFRGMHKMTKQL
- the smpB gene encoding SsrA-binding protein SmpB, with the translated sequence MQKKINILNKKAKFQYEILDKYTAGIVLSGTEIKSIRNSQASIAESFCEFNEQGELFVINMNIQEYAFGNYYNHRPKAERKLLLNKRELKKLLKEVNTSGLTIIPLRLFLNEKGLAKLDIALAKGKKLYDKRETLKDRDNKRDLDRIKKSFN
- a CDS encoding SDR family oxidoreductase yields the protein MEKNQFGKKGWTPDKINSLKGKTYVITGTTSGTGFEAAKILLSKGAKVVMLNRNNKKANNTIALLKLELGNTIDVSNIEMDLAELASVKKAALEVNQTILHIDALICNAAIAQVPKQTLTVDGFESQLGVNHYGNFLLQGLLFPLIEKSNGRIVTVGSEGYKMGIKTIKFDDMNWDKNYNPNAVYSQCKLAQIMSVYELQDRLKNAGKTNVKVYACHPGASRTSLIKTSGSLMTRFIWQLMKLSPFVQSAEKGAYPELMCATELNLNQKGFYGPTGRNYWTGPVGECKLEPHAKDKTVMEKLWKVSEQAVNFNWNL
- a CDS encoding DUF5686 and carboxypeptidase regulatory-like domain-containing protein encodes the protein MKYSLLTLFTLVSSFAFAQITGTVTSNQNDPLPVVNIFIENTYTGTTTNNDGNYILDLSKTGEYTITFQYLGYKTIKKQVNVTKFPFVLDVVLVEEDINLDEVVINSDENPANAIIRQTIAKRKENLNKLKSFKAEFYSRGLLKMVDVPEKIMGQEVGDLDGALDSTRTGIVYLSETISKLEYQSPKPIKETIVASKISGDSNGFSFNNATDVEFNFYQNTFELGSEIVSPIADFAFNYYKYKLVGTFYDDLGNLINKIELLPKRKNDKAFGGYIYIVEDQWSLFGTDVTLTGQQAQIPAVDLFKIKQTFTYYDQEKQWVKTTQLFDFEFGIFGFNGDGRFTAAYSDYDFNPNFDKKNFTREVLSFQDNANKKDSVYWETKRPVPLTSVEANDYVRRDSIQLIRESKTYLDSVDQVDNKFKIGDILGGYSYRDSYNKTYFNISSPITKLGFNTVQGWNGSLTASYTKRFKDDSPEYFNMSSTINYGESEDRLRATGIINYRFDKKNRAFVSLSGGSKVEQFNPNLTSLDFLNTSYSLWAEKNYLKIYDRNFAQLNYSQELLNGLHVYSDLSYNDRKPLFNTTDQTWQPQDNRDYSSNNPIDPTANGVASFDAHNIMKFNLNTRINFGQNYMSYPFGKYNLPNSKIPTLYLGYEKGFGSSNADYNFDQFKAQIYQSLNLGNKGDLTYLAKGGIFNNADDIAFVDYHHFNGNQTNTVIDGNYINAFKILPYYALSTNKAYAEFHAEHNFKGYILNKIPLLNKLNFNLVAGFNAAATKENKPYTEYSLGLSNLGWGKMRFLRVDYVRAYQGSGLVNDTFMFGFSF